Sequence from the Enhydrobacter sp. genome:
GGCGGCGCCGATATCCCGGCACGCTCGGCCAGATCGACGTTGGTCATTCGGCCGTTCGATTGCAGATCGTTCAGGATGCGCCGATCGATTCGATCGAGTTTTGCGCGCGCCATTGGGTTTCCTCCATTGGTCGCGGTCTATGCCAGAATCATGCCACGCGCGCAATAAAGTTGCGAGAAAATGGCAATCATCCGTGCACAATTGCGCAAAAAACGGAGAACTCCCGTGCATCGAAAGGGAGGTTTGCATATATGAGAAGAGATATGCGCGAAGCGGGATGCGGATAAGTCATGGCAGCAACACATCGCAGCAAGGTGATGATTCTGGGTTCCGGACCGGCCGGCTATACGGCCGCGATCTATGCCGCCCGGGCAAGTCTCAAGCCGATGCTGGTGCAAGGCATTCAGCCCGGCGGACAGCTCACCATCACCACCGACGTCGAGAATTATCCGGGCTTTGCCGACGTCATCCAGGGCCCCTGGCTGATGGAGCAGATGCAGAAGCAGGCCGAGCATGTCGGCACGCAGCTGTTCTTCGACACGATCGTCGATGTCGACCTGAGCCATCGGCCGTTCGTGTGCGTGGGCGATTCCGGAGACCGATACGAGGCCGATGCGCTGATCGTGGCGACCGGTGCCACCGCCAAATGGCTCGGCCTGCCGAGCGAGGAAAGCTTCCGAGGTGGCGGCGTTTCGGCCTGCGCGACGTGCGACGGCTTCTTCTTTCGTGGCAAGGAAGTGGTGGTCGTGGGCGGCGGCAACACCGCCGTCGAAGAAGCGCTCTACCTCACGCACCATGCCTCCAAGGTGACGGTCGTGCATCGGCGCGATTCGTTTCGCGCCGAAAAGATCCTCCAGGAGCGGCTGTTCAGGAACCCGAAGGTGATCGTGCTCTGGGACCATACGGTCCAGGAGATCGTCGGCGAGGCCAAGCCGGCGCCGCTCGTGAAGGGCGTACGCGTGCGCAACGTCAAGACCGGCGCCGAGCGCGAACTGGCGACCGACGGCGTGTTCATCGCCATCGGCCACTCGCCCAACACCGAGCTGTTCAAGGGCAAGCTCGCCATGGACGGCGAGGGCTATCTGATCACCCGGCCCGATTCGACGGCGACCGACGTGGCCGGTGTCTATGCGGCGGGCGACGTGCAGGACAAGATCTTCCGACAGGCCGTGACTGCGGCGGGCACCGGTTGCATGGCCGCGCTCGAAGCCGAGAAGTGGCTCGCCCTCCAGGACACGCGCGTCGCGCAGGCCGCCGATTGATGATGGATTGGGACAAGCTGCGGATCTTCCAGGCCGTCGCCGACGCCGGCAGCTTCACCCATGCCGGCGAGGTGCTGAAGCTCAGCCAGTCGGCGATCTCACGCCAGATCGGCGCACTCGAGGAACAGCTCGGAGTCATGCTGTTCCACCGCCATGCCCGCGGCCTGATCCTCACCGAGCAGGGCGAGTTGCTGTATCGGACCGCGCGCGACATGTCGACGAGGGTCCACACCGCCGAAGCCTTGCTGCGCGCCAATCAGGACAAGCCGGCGGGGCGCCTGAAGGTGACGACCACCATCGGCTTCGGCTCGACCTGGCTCACCGCCCAGATGCACGAGTTCATCCAGACCTACCCCGAGATCGACGTCAGTCTCGTGCTGTCCGACAACGAACTTGACCTCGGCATGCGCGAGGCCGATGTCGCCATCCGGATGGTGATGCCGCGTCAGCCGGGCCTGGTGCAGCGCCACCTGCTGACCGTGCGCAGCCACGTCTATGCGTCCCACACCTACATCCAGAAGTATGGACGGCCCCGCAACGTCGCCGA
This genomic interval carries:
- the trxB gene encoding thioredoxin-disulfide reductase — its product is MAATHRSKVMILGSGPAGYTAAIYAARASLKPMLVQGIQPGGQLTITTDVENYPGFADVIQGPWLMEQMQKQAEHVGTQLFFDTIVDVDLSHRPFVCVGDSGDRYEADALIVATGATAKWLGLPSEESFRGGGVSACATCDGFFFRGKEVVVVGGGNTAVEEALYLTHHASKVTVVHRRDSFRAEKILQERLFRNPKVIVLWDHTVQEIVGEAKPAPLVKGVRVRNVKTGAERELATDGVFIAIGHSPNTELFKGKLAMDGEGYLITRPDSTATDVAGVYAAGDVQDKIFRQAVTAAGTGCMAALEAEKWLALQDTRVAQAAD
- a CDS encoding LysR family transcriptional regulator, whose translation is MDWDKLRIFQAVADAGSFTHAGEVLKLSQSAISRQIGALEEQLGVMLFHRHARGLILTEQGELLYRTARDMSTRVHTAEALLRANQDKPAGRLKVTTTIGFGSTWLTAQMHEFIQTYPEIDVSLVLSDNELDLGMREADVAIRMVMPRQPGLVQRHLLTVRSHVYASHTYIQKYGRPRNVAELEQHRLIIFGEDARAPVQDVNWLLHEGNPDENPRQVVLRVNNTYGIFRAVETGLGIASLPDYLARESTKLEMVLPEVNVRTTDVYFTYPEELRHSKRIAVFRDFLLRKVAETRF